One genomic region from Candidatus Zixiibacteriota bacterium encodes:
- a CDS encoding glutamate mutase L, with amino-acid sequence MAKMNPEDIKIILATDCGSTTTKAILIEKRDGEFRLIVRGEAPTTVEAPFEDVTKGVLNAVGEVEELSGRKLLDDEGKIITPSNGNVGTDIYISTSSAGGGLQMMVAGVVRSMTAESAERAALGAGAIVMDVIASNDKRLPHQQIERIRHLRPDMILLSGGIDGGTTTHVVEIAELISAADPKPRLGSGYQLPVIYAGNKDATEPVKETLGKKVDLRTVPNIRPVLERENLGPAREEIHELFMEHVMAQAPGYRKLMTWTDAPIMPTPGAVGLIIKTIADMEGIEAVGVDIGGATTDVFSVFRPDGKEGIFNRTVSANLGMSYSISNVFAEATLPKVMRWVPFHMDERDLRNRVKNKMIRPTTIPQSMEELIFEQAIAKEALRLAFIQHKSFATVLKGVQQQRTIADAFEQTASGQTLVNMMTLNILVGSGGVLSHAPRRHQAAMMLIDAFLPEGVTRLAVDSIFMMPQLGVLSTVQKQAATEVFNKDCLIHLGCCVAPAGEIKKPGPLMNYKISLPDGKVESGTLELGQMKLIPLGLDDKEIPLKAKAELEPLRGLDLGHGKGNKIETELTGGVVGIILDGRGRPFILPEDDKIRVEKLREWMLELKVYPEEALARQ; translated from the coding sequence ATGGCGAAAATGAATCCGGAAGATATCAAGATTATTTTGGCAACCGACTGCGGTTCGACCACGACGAAGGCAATCCTGATTGAGAAGCGAGACGGCGAATTTCGATTGATTGTGCGAGGCGAGGCTCCCACCACAGTAGAGGCGCCGTTTGAGGATGTAACCAAGGGCGTTTTGAACGCGGTAGGCGAAGTGGAGGAATTGTCGGGGAGGAAGCTGCTGGATGATGAAGGGAAGATAATAACGCCCTCCAACGGAAATGTTGGAACGGATATATATATATCGACTTCCTCCGCGGGCGGGGGACTTCAGATGATGGTTGCCGGGGTGGTGCGCTCGATGACCGCGGAGTCGGCGGAGCGGGCGGCGCTGGGAGCGGGAGCAATAGTGATGGATGTGATTGCCTCCAATGACAAACGTCTCCCCCATCAGCAGATTGAGCGAATCCGGCATCTCAGGCCCGACATGATTCTTTTGTCGGGGGGAATCGACGGCGGTACGACCACGCATGTTGTAGAAATAGCGGAATTGATATCGGCGGCCGACCCGAAGCCTCGACTGGGGAGCGGCTATCAACTTCCGGTTATCTATGCCGGCAACAAAGATGCCACGGAGCCGGTGAAAGAGACATTGGGGAAGAAAGTCGATTTAAGAACAGTCCCCAATATCAGGCCGGTTTTGGAGCGGGAGAATCTTGGTCCGGCGCGCGAAGAGATTCATGAGCTGTTTATGGAGCATGTAATGGCGCAGGCGCCGGGGTATCGAAAGCTGATGACTTGGACCGATGCCCCTATTATGCCGACACCGGGGGCAGTGGGGCTGATAATCAAGACCATCGCTGATATGGAAGGGATTGAAGCGGTCGGGGTAGATATCGGCGGTGCCACGACCGATGTCTTCTCGGTCTTTCGTCCCGATGGCAAGGAAGGGATATTTAATCGGACGGTTTCGGCGAATCTGGGGATGAGTTACTCGATTTCAAATGTTTTTGCCGAAGCCACCTTGCCCAAAGTAATGCGCTGGGTTCCATTCCATATGGACGAGAGGGACCTTCGCAATCGTGTCAAAAACAAAATGATTCGCCCGACGACCATACCGCAGTCGATGGAAGAGCTTATTTTCGAGCAGGCGATAGCCAAAGAGGCGCTGCGGCTGGCATTCATCCAGCACAAGAGCTTCGCCACGGTTCTAAAAGGGGTTCAGCAGCAGAGAACGATTGCCGATGCCTTTGAGCAGACGGCATCGGGGCAGACGCTGGTCAATATGATGACGCTGAATATTCTGGTTGGGTCGGGGGGAGTTCTGTCGCACGCGCCGCGAAGACACCAGGCGGCAATGATGTTGATTGATGCCTTCCTTCCCGAGGGAGTTACACGACTGGCAGTTGATTCGATCTTTATGATGCCGCAGCTGGGGGTGCTCTCCACGGTGCAGAAGCAGGCGGCGACGGAAGTATTCAACAAGGACTGTTTGATTCATCTGGGATGCTGTGTGGCGCCGGCCGGCGAAATCAAGAAGCCGGGACCGCTCATGAACTATAAGATTAGCCTGCCGGACGGAAAAGTCGAAAGCGGGACTCTTGAATTAGGCCAGATGAAATTGATTCCTCTTGGCTTAGATGATAAAGAGATTCCTCTGAAAGCAAAAGCGGAGCTGGAGCCATTACGAGGGCTTGACTTGGGACATGGCAAAGGGAATAAGATTGAAACGGAACTTACCGGCGGCGTAGTCGGTATCATTCTGGACGGCCGCGGCAGACCCTTTATTCTTCCGGAAGATGACAAAATTAGAGTCGAAAAGCTTCGCGAATGGATGCTGGAGTTGAAGGTATATCCTGAAGAAGCGCTGGCGCGTCAATAA
- a CDS encoding tetratricopeptide repeat protein codes for MDASSIGEEYQLIRSLGQGGTAEVFLAQNKKDRTYSALKMPLRRSAGDLATFRTLISREFDLIGGWRFPGVVRLRRLIDSPTLPFLEMEYCPGKSLESIGRIEEPQALLRLLSSISISLYYLYSAGLSHGDLKPQNIFVNGDTSSEWRNGLLFTKISDFSLAKKMGEDSGARLGVGTVGYMAPETIRGGTLEHRSDIFALGIVAYMMASGKHPFLADDSDPVRTNAAIQETEPPRLSKVRADTPESLSEIVAQMLDKLPEKRPQDGFELCRRLKAAGSDFPFERVIRPKYLMQAFDRLDNQAFLEKEFVRFSAGIRNRLYDGAGAKRHCLRSLLECNFTRGVFQWKDGALISASDASDKVIFPRRLRRAVECEIKRLSFNQKRMAMKMAVVGDIERARCLGLEPEAAEREIYTRPVLYCLRQRISAATLRRLSTSLARRAIESYKDIEMGAELYLQTGDFEGAYAAVMEAADIRIDRNENSEAVALLSALEALASNGDDETRLAPLLMKKADALKGMGELPAAEDCYKRIIALYQNKPPDRLLAETFKDLGDLYRMKQDFESGIEALRKAEEIYSALGDHLELSHTINNRGNIHCVSNRFDEALKTFRMALHIQKKLGAKKDIASTLNNIAVTYFSRGRLRRMVTILNAALLMNEECGNMVEIARVHNNLGFVHNEMGETAMAIDSLSESLKINQRIGNRRELLYNYENLIQVMIRGGRLRDALRYLAEGAALSEELNDQNHSSMFAGFVGIIQWRMGQYGKGQENLLKAITGTALLGNKLDQTLYQLALAELHGCINDHEGALKILSEAERAAESINDKRAAASILTLRAVLKQDMTLMEQAEKLAISNKVARDLQLVQLRKGHLLLESGRPDEAVSVLSGLRFLSDEKHIDIEAAGYFRDLGKGFLEIGKIAEAEGCLTQGASQAKRIGLIPETTECLIGLGRISALSGSYESAYEYYRKAIKFIKTMAESIEDENLRARYLEAGKINYLAAEIKNLNRFLGKKMGAGR; via the coding sequence ATGGATGCCTCGTCAATCGGAGAGGAATACCAGTTAATCCGCTCTCTCGGTCAAGGAGGGACGGCGGAGGTATTCCTGGCGCAGAACAAGAAGGACAGGACTTACTCCGCGCTAAAGATGCCACTCCGCCGAAGCGCGGGCGACCTTGCCACATTTCGAACTCTGATAAGCCGTGAGTTCGATTTGATAGGGGGATGGCGCTTCCCGGGAGTGGTGCGCCTCAGGAGATTAATCGATTCCCCGACTCTCCCCTTTCTGGAGATGGAGTATTGCCCCGGCAAGTCGCTGGAGAGTATCGGACGCATCGAGGAGCCGCAGGCGTTACTGCGGCTTCTTTCCTCAATCAGCATTTCACTTTATTACCTTTATTCGGCAGGATTGTCGCACGGAGATCTCAAACCACAGAATATATTTGTTAATGGCGACACCTCCTCGGAATGGAGGAACGGATTACTTTTTACCAAGATTTCCGATTTTTCATTGGCGAAAAAGATGGGGGAAGATAGCGGCGCCCGGCTGGGGGTGGGAACGGTCGGCTATATGGCTCCGGAAACAATCCGCGGCGGAACGCTGGAGCATCGCTCCGATATCTTTGCCCTCGGTATAGTCGCCTATATGATGGCGTCAGGAAAACATCCCTTCCTCGCGGATGACTCGGACCCGGTCAGGACCAATGCCGCCATTCAGGAAACGGAACCGCCGCGTCTCTCAAAAGTTCGCGCCGATACACCGGAATCTCTTTCGGAAATCGTGGCGCAAATGCTGGATAAACTGCCGGAGAAAAGGCCTCAGGACGGCTTTGAACTTTGCCGGCGGTTAAAAGCGGCCGGCTCCGATTTTCCTTTCGAGCGAGTCATCAGGCCCAAATATCTGATGCAAGCGTTTGATAGACTTGACAATCAGGCATTCCTGGAAAAAGAGTTTGTCCGATTCTCGGCCGGTATAAGGAACCGGTTGTATGACGGCGCCGGAGCTAAGCGCCATTGTTTGAGAAGTCTTCTGGAGTGCAATTTCACAAGGGGCGTATTTCAATGGAAAGACGGGGCTCTAATATCGGCATCGGATGCAAGCGACAAAGTAATCTTCCCGAGGAGATTGCGGCGCGCCGTGGAATGCGAGATAAAAAGACTTTCTTTCAATCAGAAGAGAATGGCGATGAAGATGGCGGTTGTCGGCGATATAGAACGAGCGCGGTGTCTGGGATTAGAGCCAGAGGCAGCAGAGCGTGAAATATACACCCGTCCAGTCTTATATTGTCTGCGGCAGAGGATATCGGCCGCCACTTTGCGAAGATTATCGACGTCCCTGGCGCGAAGAGCGATCGAGTCATATAAGGATATTGAGATGGGGGCGGAACTGTATCTTCAGACCGGCGATTTTGAAGGCGCTTATGCCGCGGTGATGGAGGCGGCGGATATCAGGATAGACCGCAATGAGAATTCCGAAGCGGTGGCGTTATTGAGCGCTCTGGAGGCGCTGGCGTCAAATGGAGATGATGAAACAAGACTCGCACCGCTATTAATGAAAAAAGCCGATGCCCTGAAGGGGATGGGAGAGCTACCGGCGGCGGAAGATTGCTATAAGAGGATAATCGCTCTGTATCAGAATAAGCCCCCGGATAGACTTCTCGCCGAGACCTTTAAGGACCTGGGCGATCTCTATCGGATGAAGCAGGATTTTGAATCAGGGATTGAGGCGCTGAGGAAAGCGGAAGAGATTTATTCGGCGCTGGGGGACCATTTGGAGTTGTCGCATACGATAAATAATCGGGGCAATATTCATTGTGTCAGCAACCGATTTGACGAGGCGCTGAAAACTTTCCGGATGGCGCTGCACATTCAGAAAAAGTTAGGAGCCAAAAAAGATATCGCTTCAACTTTGAATAACATTGCCGTCACCTATTTTTCGAGGGGGCGTCTGCGCCGAATGGTGACAATCCTCAACGCGGCGCTTCTCATGAACGAAGAATGCGGCAATATGGTAGAAATTGCCCGGGTGCATAACAATCTCGGTTTTGTGCATAATGAAATGGGTGAAACGGCAATGGCGATTGACAGCCTCTCGGAGTCGCTGAAAATTAACCAGAGGATTGGTAATAGAAGAGAACTTCTTTACAACTATGAGAATCTGATACAGGTAATGATAAGAGGAGGACGACTTCGCGATGCTCTGCGCTATCTTGCCGAAGGAGCGGCGCTCTCTGAAGAACTGAATGATCAAAATCATTCCAGCATGTTTGCCGGATTCGTTGGGATAATACAATGGAGAATGGGGCAATATGGTAAGGGGCAGGAAAATCTTCTTAAGGCGATAACGGGAACGGCGCTACTGGGCAATAAACTTGACCAGACACTGTACCAGTTGGCGCTGGCGGAACTTCACGGGTGCATCAATGACCATGAGGGAGCGCTGAAGATCTTGTCGGAGGCCGAAAGAGCCGCCGAGTCCATTAATGACAAACGGGCGGCGGCATCTATCCTAACTCTACGGGCGGTCTTGAAACAAGATATGACACTGATGGAACAGGCGGAGAAACTTGCCATTTCAAACAAAGTGGCGCGAGACCTCCAATTGGTTCAGTTGAGAAAGGGGCACCTTTTGCTGGAATCCGGCAGACCGGATGAGGCGGTAAGCGTTCTTTCCGGTTTACGATTCTTGTCAGATGAGAAACATATTGACATCGAAGCCGCCGGATATTTTCGAGACCTCGGCAAAGGGTTTCTGGAAATCGGGAAAATCGCTGAAGCAGAGGGCTGCTTGACTCAAGGAGCCAGCCAGGCGAAAAGGATAGGCTTAATTCCGGAAACGACTGAATGCCTTATCGGGCTGGGACGAATCAGCGCACTATCCGGCTCTTATGAAAGCGCATATGAATATTATCGCAAGGCAATCAAGTTCATAAAGACGATGGCCGAAAGCATCGAAGACGAGAACTTGCGGGCACGATATCTGGAGGCAGGAAAAATAAATTATCTTGCAGCTGAGATAAAGAATCTGAATCGATTCCTGGGCAAAAAGATGGGGGCAGGCCGTTAG
- a CDS encoding biopolymer transporter ExbD, with protein sequence MNKKREYRAMAEINVTNLVDVVLVLLIIFMISAPLLQSGIEVDLPKTKTAALNEQAEGVVLTIDRKGGIFVNDVWTRLENFESSVDKELKKANRSSVFLRADSLVPYGVVVEVIGRLKTMGIEEMGLITGKEENNKPKKR encoded by the coding sequence ATGAACAAGAAGCGGGAATATCGCGCCATGGCGGAGATAAATGTCACCAACCTGGTCGATGTGGTGCTGGTGCTTCTGATAATTTTCATGATATCGGCGCCATTGCTTCAATCCGGCATTGAGGTCGATTTGCCCAAGACAAAGACAGCCGCTCTGAATGAGCAAGCCGAGGGAGTGGTGCTTACGATTGACCGCAAGGGGGGAATCTTTGTCAATGATGTCTGGACCAGGCTGGAAAATTTCGAAAGCAGCGTTGACAAGGAATTGAAGAAGGCGAACCGCTCGTCGGTTTTCCTCCGGGCTGATTCCCTGGTGCCGTACGGCGTGGTCGTGGAGGTAATAGGACGTTTGAAAACAATGGGGATTGAAGAGATGGGACTTATTACCGGTAAAGAGGAAAACAACAAGCCGAAAAAGAGATGA
- a CDS encoding MotA/TolQ/ExbB proton channel family protein: MTTELILPFSIFSGGVWQIIGQSSLFGLIILFILIVFSLVSWAIMFNKWRLYKKVDAQNEIFLSSFRRTRKFTEALGQANTLRLSPLSALFLAGYNEIKEIFEKQSGGNPSNAPAKLGDDDLEIVRMTLERATAEEVGNLEKHVVFLATTANASPFLGLLGTVVGVMDAFWSIGERGSASLAVVAPGIAEALLATIVGLGAAIPAVIGYNWANNKLKFYFDKASNFSLEFQARIKKDLS, from the coding sequence ATGACAACGGAATTGATACTTCCTTTCAGCATATTTTCCGGCGGCGTCTGGCAGATAATAGGCCAGTCGAGTCTGTTTGGACTGATAATATTGTTCATATTGATAGTTTTCTCGCTGGTTTCCTGGGCGATTATGTTCAACAAATGGCGGCTGTATAAGAAAGTTGACGCGCAAAACGAAATCTTCTTGAGTTCCTTCCGGCGCACCAGGAAATTTACGGAAGCCCTGGGGCAGGCGAACACCTTGCGCCTCTCCCCGCTTTCGGCGCTGTTTCTTGCCGGATATAACGAGATAAAAGAGATTTTTGAGAAACAGAGCGGCGGGAATCCATCGAACGCGCCGGCAAAACTTGGCGACGACGACCTGGAAATAGTGCGGATGACCCTGGAGCGGGCAACGGCGGAGGAGGTGGGGAATCTGGAGAAGCATGTAGTTTTTTTGGCGACAACCGCCAATGCCTCTCCCTTTCTGGGACTTTTGGGAACGGTGGTTGGGGTTATGGATGCCTTCTGGTCGATAGGTGAGCGCGGTTCGGCGTCGCTGGCGGTGGTCGCCCCGGGCATAGCGGAAGCGCTTCTGGCGACAATTGTGGGACTGGGCGCGGCGATTCCGGCAGTGATTGGATATAACTGGGCAAATAACAAATTGAAGTTCTATTTTGATAAGGCGTCCAATTTCTCCCTGGAGTTTCAGGCACGAATTAAGAAGGATTTGTCATGA
- a CDS encoding energy transducer TonB: MIHLVVVLAMVVAAPFKPQIRTDLGDVIKVNLASLPASLQASPVLPSLGAGIIEDEPIAAILEPATVKKAKPIDKPKPKPKKKETKPKPQTKTTDSTKVGSTAGQKDVSDNLGVGSRFGGASIDNASFDYPYWFVQAFSKIERNWSNPVYANQPLACIIYFQVIRSGRIIKIEIEQSSGFDAYDRACERAVKMAEPLPPLPKEFTDEIIGIHLEFPYSPQ; the protein is encoded by the coding sequence ATGATTCATCTGGTAGTGGTTCTGGCAATGGTGGTGGCGGCGCCATTCAAGCCGCAAATCAGGACTGACCTGGGAGACGTAATCAAAGTCAATCTGGCATCGCTGCCGGCATCATTGCAGGCATCGCCGGTACTGCCGTCTCTCGGAGCCGGTATCATTGAGGACGAACCGATAGCGGCAATCCTCGAGCCGGCCACGGTGAAAAAAGCCAAGCCGATTGACAAACCGAAGCCGAAACCAAAAAAGAAAGAAACCAAGCCGAAACCGCAGACAAAAACCACTGATTCGACCAAAGTCGGCAGTACGGCTGGGCAGAAGGATGTCAGCGACAATCTTGGTGTCGGTTCCCGCTTTGGCGGGGCATCGATAGACAACGCCTCATTTGATTACCCCTACTGGTTTGTTCAAGCCTTTTCCAAAATAGAGCGGAATTGGAGCAATCCGGTTTATGCCAATCAGCCGTTAGCCTGCATTATCTACTTCCAGGTTATTCGTTCGGGAAGAATCATAAAAATAGAGATAGAGCAGTCCTCGGGGTTTGACGCCTATGACCGCGCCTGCGAAAGAGCGGTTAAAATGGCCGAGCCTCTTCCCCCGCTTCCCAAAGAGTTCACCGACGAAATAATCGGCATTCACCTCGAATTTCCCTATTCACCGCAATGA
- a CDS encoding ATP-binding protein, producing MPDYKDETESGTGIFVSKPKPSGQKTERLRLGDTGSVLAQMEAALDEIAGENPRIEASENATTTRLEDLRAVLEVSLAVNSSLVLEDVLQMVMQKAIELLSAERGFIMLLDDNGELQFKTAFNLCKESLMEEDFRISNSIANQVAASGKSIYTSDAQADQRYANQKSVLELHLRSIMCVPLKINNRVIGIIYLDNSSQAKLFLKSDLFLFELLAQQAAHAIHNASLYDRLLDLKQYNEKVINNSPVGIVVIDTDYHLVSINDAALATFDKDKDKVRLFTPNETSTTFFELIPESERGKWRQMIDMALSTRQPLEDSRYFHNTGYDEKVFSIKLSPIRKLPYGHDGLILIIEDITEKVIMEKYVILSEKLVARGEMAASIGHELNNYLAIIANNAELLSLNLQRGQAEKASYNSKQIIESISKMKRFTDGLMDFSKMDTEVVSYDIKHLIEDLLFSLKAQNRFKKIVFSVDLGAVLPSVQIDVGQIQQVLMNLLNNAADALEQRGKDEEASGNRDFTRKIEIQAAFDEPRAQIKISVADNGCGIPEEALSRIFVPHYTTKESGHGLGLANCKKIIKNHGGEIAVVSKQNEGTTFIISLPLEHVSKK from the coding sequence ATGCCTGACTACAAGGATGAGACAGAATCTGGCACCGGCATTTTTGTAAGTAAGCCGAAACCATCTGGGCAGAAGACCGAGAGACTTCGTCTGGGTGACACCGGAAGCGTTCTGGCGCAGATGGAGGCGGCTCTGGATGAGATTGCCGGTGAGAATCCCCGAATAGAAGCAAGCGAGAATGCGACCACCACCAGACTCGAGGACCTGAGGGCAGTCCTGGAGGTATCCCTGGCTGTCAATTCCTCTTTGGTGCTTGAGGATGTTTTGCAGATGGTGATGCAGAAAGCGATTGAACTTCTCTCAGCCGAGCGCGGCTTTATAATGCTCCTGGATGACAATGGGGAGCTGCAGTTCAAGACGGCCTTCAATCTCTGCAAAGAATCTCTGATGGAGGAGGATTTCCGGATTTCCAATTCGATTGCCAACCAGGTGGCGGCGAGCGGAAAATCGATTTACACCTCGGATGCCCAGGCCGACCAGAGGTACGCCAATCAGAAGTCGGTACTGGAGCTGCATTTGCGCTCCATCATGTGCGTGCCGCTCAAGATTAACAATCGGGTCATCGGGATAATCTATCTGGATAATTCGTCTCAGGCGAAACTGTTTCTCAAATCGGACCTTTTCCTGTTTGAACTTCTGGCGCAGCAGGCAGCGCATGCCATACATAACGCCAGCCTCTATGACCGGCTTCTCGACCTCAAGCAGTACAACGAAAAAGTCATCAATAATTCGCCGGTTGGCATAGTTGTAATTGATACCGATTATCATCTGGTTTCCATTAATGACGCCGCCCTGGCGACCTTTGATAAAGACAAAGACAAAGTCCGTCTCTTCACTCCGAATGAGACTTCGACCACCTTCTTTGAATTGATTCCCGAAAGTGAGCGGGGGAAATGGCGTCAGATGATTGATATGGCGCTCAGCACACGTCAGCCGCTGGAGGATTCGCGCTATTTTCATAATACCGGCTACGATGAGAAAGTTTTTTCCATCAAGCTCTCCCCTATCAGGAAACTGCCGTACGGGCATGATGGCCTGATACTCATTATTGAGGATATCACCGAGAAGGTGATTATGGAAAAATATGTGATTCTCTCCGAGAAACTGGTGGCGCGGGGAGAAATGGCGGCCTCAATAGGCCATGAATTAAATAATTATCTGGCGATAATCGCCAATAATGCGGAATTGCTTTCGCTGAATCTTCAGAGAGGGCAGGCGGAGAAAGCTTCTTATAATTCCAAGCAGATAATTGAGAGTATATCGAAAATGAAACGGTTCACCGATGGCCTGATGGATTTTTCCAAGATGGATACCGAGGTGGTATCGTACGATATCAAGCATCTCATCGAAGACCTGTTATTCTCTCTCAAAGCGCAGAACCGTTTTAAGAAGATTGTATTTTCGGTCGACCTGGGAGCGGTCCTGCCGTCGGTGCAGATCGATGTCGGGCAGATACAGCAGGTTCTGATGAATCTTCTCAATAACGCGGCGGATGCCCTGGAACAAAGGGGGAAAGATGAAGAGGCAAGCGGGAATCGTGATTTCACCCGCAAGATAGAAATTCAGGCGGCCTTTGACGAACCCCGGGCGCAAATAAAGATATCGGTTGCCGACAACGGTTGCGGCATACCGGAGGAGGCGCTGTCGCGCATTTTTGTGCCTCATTATACCACCAAAGAAAGCGGCCATGGTCTGGGACTGGCTAATTGCAAGAAAATTATCAAAAATCATGGCGGCGAAATAGCGGTGGTTTCCAAACAGAATGAAGGTACCACATTCATAATCAGCTTGCCTTTGGAGCACGTTTCAAAAAAATAA
- a CDS encoding FAD-binding oxidoreductase, with protein sequence MTKSADVVIVGGGIIGLATAYELARRKFGKIVVLEKELFLGAGATSKCAGGIRAQFTTRVNIEMSMLSEKILANFEDEVGYHALFDQVGYMFLLSDEKELAQFSKAMELQRSLGLPVQMIEPSEINKIAPEVRTDDIIKATFCKNDGLADPSDLIQGYATGARRLQVEINIETEVTGIRVSGGKVAGVMTNNGEIATPLVVNAAGPQAKLIGEMAGIKIPVEPIRRQIVTTGALDFIPPTFPMVVDVKAGLYFHKESPGLLLGWADKSVPPSFDISVDPEYTDTILMKALERVPRLETAEVSKAWAGLYETTPDHHAIIGYAEEIEGIFLVTGFSGHGLMHAPAAGIVTAEILSGKNPSIDISPLSPHRFSKGLVHEETNVI encoded by the coding sequence ATGACTAAGAGCGCAGATGTTGTCATAGTTGGAGGCGGGATTATTGGTCTGGCGACGGCATATGAGCTGGCACGACGGAAATTTGGGAAGATTGTAGTTTTGGAGAAGGAGCTTTTCCTGGGAGCCGGAGCGACCAGCAAATGCGCCGGCGGTATTCGCGCCCAATTCACAACCAGAGTAAACATTGAAATGTCAATGCTTTCCGAGAAGATTCTGGCGAATTTCGAGGATGAGGTCGGGTATCATGCCTTATTTGACCAGGTCGGATATATGTTTCTGTTGTCGGACGAGAAGGAACTGGCGCAGTTCAGCAAGGCGATGGAGTTGCAGCGCTCTCTGGGGCTGCCGGTGCAGATGATTGAGCCATCGGAAATCAACAAAATTGCCCCCGAAGTCAGAACTGATGATATAATCAAAGCAACCTTTTGCAAAAATGATGGACTGGCTGACCCCAGCGACCTGATACAGGGGTATGCCACCGGCGCCCGGAGACTGCAGGTTGAGATCAATATCGAGACCGAAGTGACCGGCATTAGGGTCAGCGGAGGAAAAGTTGCCGGCGTGATGACAAATAATGGCGAAATTGCGACACCGCTGGTGGTGAATGCGGCTGGACCTCAGGCAAAACTGATAGGTGAAATGGCCGGAATCAAGATTCCGGTGGAGCCGATTCGGAGACAGATTGTCACTACCGGGGCGCTTGACTTTATACCGCCGACTTTTCCGATGGTGGTCGATGTCAAAGCGGGACTGTATTTCCATAAAGAGTCACCGGGACTTCTGCTCGGCTGGGCGGATAAGTCGGTGCCGCCGTCATTCGATATCTCGGTGGACCCGGAATATACCGATACCATTCTGATGAAAGCGCTGGAGCGGGTGCCGCGCCTGGAGACGGCCGAAGTCTCCAAAGCCTGGGCCGGATTGTATGAAACGACACCGGACCATCATGCCATAATCGGATATGCGGAAGAGATTGAAGGTATCTTCTTGGTCACCGGATTCTCGGGGCATGGGTTAATGCATGCGCCGGCCGCCGGAATCGTTACGGCGGAAATTTTGAGCGGCAAGAATCCCTCTATCGATATCTCTCCCCTGTCGCCGCACAGATTTTCCAAAGGGTTGGTCCACGAAGAGACCAATGTAATATAG